The proteins below are encoded in one region of Holophagaceae bacterium:
- the ychF gene encoding redox-regulated ATPase YchF, giving the protein MAVQCGIVGLPNVGKSTLFNALTSAGAASANYPFCTIDPNTGVVDVPDPRLSHLAAIVKPQRILPASQEFVDIAGLVRGASKGEGLGNAFLTNIRDTDAIVQVVRCFEDSDITHVEGDISPERDLGIIETELMLKDLEGVEKGLDRNRKLTKSSGANKEAAQLVAILERVYAALNDGKWASSVGLSKEELFAIKSFGLITLKPMLLVGNIAESDIRDPEGNIHYATLARIAAERNCPVIPICSKLEAEIQELPPEERPMFLEEAGLAEPGLDVLIHASYRLLGLQTYFTAGVKEVRAWTIHVGDTAPQAAGVIHTDFEKGFIRAQVIAYQDFIQYKGEQGAKDAGKMRTEGKEYIVQDGDVMHFLFSS; this is encoded by the coding sequence ATGGCAGTTCAATGCGGCATCGTCGGGCTGCCCAATGTGGGCAAGTCCACCTTGTTCAATGCGCTCACCAGCGCCGGGGCGGCCTCGGCCAACTATCCGTTTTGCACCATCGATCCCAACACCGGCGTGGTGGATGTGCCGGACCCCCGCCTTTCCCACCTCGCGGCGATCGTGAAGCCCCAGCGCATCCTTCCGGCCTCCCAGGAATTCGTGGACATCGCAGGGCTGGTGCGGGGCGCCAGCAAGGGCGAGGGGCTGGGCAACGCCTTCCTCACCAACATCCGCGACACCGACGCCATCGTGCAGGTGGTGCGCTGTTTCGAAGATAGCGACATCACCCATGTGGAGGGCGATATCAGCCCCGAACGCGATCTCGGCATCATCGAGACGGAATTGATGCTGAAGGACCTCGAGGGCGTGGAGAAGGGGCTGGACCGCAACCGGAAGCTCACCAAGTCCTCGGGGGCCAACAAGGAAGCCGCCCAGCTGGTGGCGATACTCGAGCGGGTCTATGCGGCCCTCAATGATGGCAAATGGGCCAGCTCCGTGGGGTTGAGCAAGGAGGAGCTCTTTGCCATCAAGAGTTTCGGCCTAATCACCCTGAAACCCATGCTGTTGGTGGGCAACATCGCCGAATCGGACATCCGCGATCCGGAAGGAAACATCCATTACGCCACCCTCGCCAGGATCGCGGCTGAGCGGAATTGCCCGGTGATTCCCATCTGTTCCAAGCTCGAGGCCGAAATCCAGGAGCTTCCCCCTGAGGAACGCCCCATGTTCCTGGAGGAGGCCGGCCTGGCCGAACCGGGCCTGGATGTGCTGATCCATGCCAGCTACCGGCTGCTGGGCCTGCAGACCTACTTCACCGCCGGCGTGAAGGAAGTCCGCGCCTGGACCATCCATGTGGGGGACACGGCCCCCCAGGCCGCAGGCGTCATCCATACGGATTTCGAAAAAGGCTTCATCCGGGCCCAGGTCATCGCCTACCAGGATTTCATCCAATACAAGGGGGAGCAGGGCGCCAAGGACGCGGGAAAGATGCGGACCGAGGGCAAGGAGTACATCGTGCAGGACGGCGATGTGATGCATTTCCTGTTCAGCAGCTGA
- a CDS encoding acetyl-CoA carboxylase biotin carboxyl carrier protein subunit: protein MAVIRAEMAGKVLEVLVFEGDAISEDQDLIIIESMKMQIPVGSPEEGTVVKVFVVAEQFVNEGDAIIELS, encoded by the coding sequence ATGGCGGTAATCCGCGCGGAAATGGCGGGCAAGGTTCTGGAAGTCCTGGTGTTCGAAGGCGATGCCATCTCCGAAGACCAGGACCTCATCATCATCGAGTCCATGAAAATGCAGATTCCCGTGGGTAGTCCCGAGGAGGGCACGGTGGTGAAAGTGTTCGTGGTGGCTGAACAGTTCGTGAATGAAGGCGATGCGATCATCGAACTTTCCTAG
- a CDS encoding enoyl-CoA hydratase/isomerase family protein, with protein MTTLRVERLDGADRGILMLGLERPEAKNALGRQLLQDIQEALAAAAGGLAVRVVIVHSLVPGVFCAGADLKERAGMTQDEARAFVQTLRSTFTDLERLPMPTIAAIEGAALGGGLELALACDLRVVGGSAKLGLPETSLAIIPGAGGTQRLPRLTGRSRAKELIFTARKFGAAEALAYGIADHITEAGMALASALQLAREILPNGPIALRAAKEAIDRGLDLDRDGGLGIEEACYAKVIPTEDRLEGLAAFREKRRPVYRGR; from the coding sequence ATGACGACCTTGCGCGTGGAGCGCCTCGATGGAGCCGACAGGGGCATCCTGATGCTCGGTCTGGAGCGTCCGGAAGCGAAGAATGCGCTGGGACGCCAGTTGTTGCAGGACATCCAGGAAGCGCTGGCGGCCGCCGCTGGAGGACTCGCCGTCCGGGTGGTGATCGTGCATAGCCTGGTGCCCGGCGTGTTCTGCGCCGGCGCGGACCTGAAGGAACGGGCTGGCATGACCCAAGACGAGGCCCGCGCCTTCGTCCAGACGCTCCGGAGCACTTTCACGGACCTGGAACGCCTGCCCATGCCGACCATCGCGGCCATCGAAGGCGCCGCCCTGGGTGGAGGACTGGAACTGGCTCTGGCCTGCGACCTGCGGGTGGTGGGCGGCTCCGCGAAACTCGGCCTGCCCGAGACGAGCCTCGCCATCATTCCGGGGGCCGGCGGCACGCAACGGCTGCCGCGGCTCACCGGCCGCTCCAGGGCCAAGGAATTGATCTTCACGGCGCGCAAATTCGGCGCGGCCGAGGCCCTGGCCTATGGCATCGCGGACCACATCACCGAAGCGGGCATGGCTTTGGCATCCGCCCTGCAGCTGGCCCGGGAGATCCTGCCCAACGGCCCCATCGCCCTCCGCGCCGCCAAGGAAGCCATCGACCGGGGGCTCGATCTGGATCGTGACGGCGGCCTTGGTATCGAAGAAGCATGCTATGCGAAAGTGATCCCTACCGAAGACCGGCTGGAGGGCTTGGCGGCATTCAGGGAAAAGCGCAGGCCCGTGTACCGGGGCCGGTGA
- a CDS encoding cation transporter, translating to MAADSGHLHHERGPTTMWRLAFSAAIFGLNFLVQGLAGLWTGSLGLVSDSLENLNDLVVNLLAIGAISLANKREPCDRFTYGWHRLEVFHTLLGVGLLVALAGGILWEAWHRLYHPVPIQIGWTIAFSALGLFMNLAATLVLAPPRGTRLAGDLNLRSAYLHALSDSLDNVGVILAMVAIHYTGWRWIDPVIAILIVLVILRGAFLLLKGAAAILMHRAAFDHEAAKADLMKLPGVLGVEDLRSWKICSHLTVATAHVLVDAERLDETERYLKDIEHVLSEHYGVRHLTVHFETSTMALRHHHKFIHQHEAPGSGGHTHAGGHEHDR from the coding sequence ATGGCGGCGGATTCCGGACATCTCCATCATGAGAGGGGCCCCACCACGATGTGGCGGCTGGCTTTCAGCGCGGCGATCTTCGGGTTGAATTTCCTGGTGCAGGGCCTGGCGGGTCTCTGGACCGGCTCCCTGGGGCTCGTGAGCGACAGCCTGGAGAACCTGAATGATCTGGTGGTGAATCTGCTGGCCATCGGCGCCATCTCCCTCGCCAATAAGCGGGAGCCCTGCGACCGTTTCACCTATGGCTGGCACCGGCTGGAAGTCTTCCACACGCTGCTGGGCGTGGGACTTCTGGTGGCGCTGGCCGGGGGCATCCTGTGGGAGGCCTGGCACCGGCTCTACCATCCCGTGCCCATCCAGATCGGGTGGACCATCGCCTTTTCCGCCCTGGGACTCTTCATGAATCTGGCCGCCACCTTGGTGTTGGCGCCGCCCAGGGGCACGCGCCTGGCCGGCGACCTCAACCTGCGCAGCGCCTACCTGCATGCGTTGAGCGACAGCCTGGACAACGTGGGCGTGATCCTCGCCATGGTGGCCATCCATTACACCGGATGGCGCTGGATCGATCCGGTCATCGCCATTCTGATCGTGCTGGTGATCCTGCGGGGGGCCTTCCTGCTGTTGAAGGGCGCCGCCGCCATCCTCATGCATCGCGCCGCCTTCGACCACGAGGCCGCCAAGGCGGACCTGATGAAACTGCCCGGCGTGCTCGGCGTCGAGGATCTGCGCAGCTGGAAGATCTGCAGCCACCTCACCGTGGCGACCGCCCATGTGCTGGTGGACGCCGAACGGCTGGATGAGACCGAGCGCTACCTGAAGGACATCGAGCACGTGCTGTCCGAGCACTATGGCGTGCGCCACCTCACCGTGCATTTCGAGACCTCCACCATGGCGCTGCGGCACCACCACAAATTCATCCACCAGCACGAAGCCCCCGGCTCCGGAGGCCATACCCATGCCGGCGGACACGAGCACGATCGATGA
- a CDS encoding prolyl oligopeptidase family serine peptidase, whose protein sequence is MRRWAVRILGTGGGVLLLALSMLWFWVAREYRREPMPLLDQQALPLVVRTLRESTISTAAGETRRLLEYELDGAPEGPVRLALSLPMAPEKPLPVVVILGGLDVGQESLRYVETHGPNALVALAYPRPTADLYEGKALLKLPRIRRAALAVPSQVCALASWIRDQAWADPRRVSLLGYSFGAMFVPAAARVAQVRGIPFRTLVMAYGGADLPGLLAANSDLRPAWVKSLAARVVGAVVRPLEPALHLPHLEGEILFLTGLRDERVPLPYARLMQSLKPGPKTVLDLDEGHMDPSLPDLNRKIVASSQAWLVDRGAMDAP, encoded by the coding sequence ATGCGGCGCTGGGCTGTCCGGATCCTCGGAACGGGTGGCGGGGTTCTCCTGTTGGCCCTGTCCATGCTCTGGTTTTGGGTTGCACGGGAATACCGCCGTGAGCCGATGCCTCTGCTCGATCAGCAGGCACTTCCACTCGTGGTCCGGACCCTGCGTGAATCCACGATCTCCACCGCGGCCGGGGAGACGCGCCGGCTCTTGGAATATGAACTCGACGGCGCCCCGGAAGGGCCCGTCCGCCTGGCCCTCAGTCTTCCGATGGCTCCGGAAAAACCGCTTCCTGTTGTGGTGATCCTGGGCGGTCTGGATGTGGGACAGGAGAGCCTCCGCTATGTGGAAACTCACGGTCCCAACGCCCTGGTGGCCCTCGCCTACCCCCGCCCCACCGCGGACCTGTACGAAGGGAAGGCCCTGCTCAAGCTTCCCCGGATACGCCGAGCGGCCCTGGCCGTGCCTTCCCAGGTCTGCGCCCTCGCCTCCTGGATCCGCGATCAAGCCTGGGCCGATCCCCGGCGGGTGAGCCTCCTGGGCTACAGTTTCGGGGCCATGTTCGTGCCGGCTGCGGCTCGGGTGGCCCAGGTCCGGGGAATTCCATTCCGGACCCTGGTCATGGCCTATGGCGGCGCGGACCTTCCGGGTCTGCTCGCCGCGAATTCGGACCTCCGGCCCGCGTGGGTGAAGTCCCTGGCAGCGCGCGTGGTGGGCGCGGTGGTCCGCCCGCTCGAGCCAGCCCTCCATCTGCCCCATCTCGAGGGCGAGATCTTGTTCCTCACGGGGCTGCGCGACGAGCGGGTGCCCCTGCCTTACGCACGCCTCATGCAGTCCTTGAAACCAGGTCCGAAGACGGTCCTCGATCTCGACGAGGGCCACATGGATCCCTCCCTGCCCGATCTCAACCGGAAGATCGTCGCCTCAAGCCAAGCCTGGCTGGTGGACCGGGGCGCGATGGATGCGCCCTGA
- a CDS encoding RCC1 repeat- and reductase domain-containing protein, producing MVQAVRHHDSKAKIMNLTQYLKHLIALLSCGGLLFSDMALDVGKPDVQGKVTAGGYHSLAIDESGQIWGWGLNKNGQLGNGTRVRRDLPFPLKPGIGASRIIGISAGEDHSLALSEDGSVWAFGLNQDGQLGIGTKIDQSVPTEVKGLSQIIEVCGGRKHSIALKRDGSVWAWGSNECGQLGQPKLTVSLAPLEVAGLESIVSVAAGLSHSLALKKDGSVWEWGAMGHRSDGTVRIVRTPRRVQGLTAVKMIAAGGRHSLALLSDGTVWAWGNNDYGQLGDGTNESRMNPTQVKGVAHAGLISAGYDHSAVLSDDHRAWTWGDNNLGQLGNPKPEASSLPVPVVGATGPLMNVAAVRCGGYHTLFLTVENELLASGNNSFGQLGDWKFKDSTFPSLVVKQILQSKGQR from the coding sequence ATGGTTCAAGCAGTACGGCATCATGATTCCAAAGCCAAAATCATGAACCTAACTCAATATTTAAAGCACCTAATTGCCTTGCTGTCCTGCGGAGGACTCTTATTTTCTGACATGGCTTTGGATGTCGGAAAACCAGATGTCCAAGGCAAGGTGACTGCCGGAGGCTATCATTCGCTTGCCATAGACGAGAGCGGGCAAATCTGGGGTTGGGGTCTGAACAAAAATGGCCAGTTGGGAAATGGGACCAGGGTCCGTCGCGATCTGCCTTTCCCGCTTAAACCTGGAATCGGAGCATCAAGAATCATTGGTATTTCAGCAGGTGAAGATCATTCCCTGGCCCTCTCCGAAGATGGTTCAGTCTGGGCATTTGGATTGAACCAAGATGGCCAATTGGGCATTGGAACGAAAATCGATCAGTCCGTGCCGACTGAAGTAAAAGGCTTGAGCCAGATTATAGAAGTCTGCGGTGGACGAAAACACTCGATCGCCCTGAAGCGCGATGGCAGCGTCTGGGCATGGGGGAGCAATGAATGCGGCCAACTAGGTCAACCCAAACTTACGGTGAGCCTGGCACCGCTTGAGGTTGCTGGTCTGGAGAGCATTGTGTCGGTGGCGGCAGGATTGAGTCATTCCTTGGCCCTGAAGAAGGATGGAAGCGTTTGGGAATGGGGAGCCATGGGTCATCGATCCGATGGAACGGTCAGAATTGTGAGGACTCCCCGTCGTGTGCAGGGTTTGACGGCAGTTAAAATGATCGCTGCCGGAGGGCGTCACAGCCTTGCCCTGCTAAGTGATGGAACTGTATGGGCGTGGGGGAATAACGATTATGGCCAATTGGGGGACGGCACGAATGAATCCAGGATGAACCCCACCCAAGTGAAGGGTGTGGCGCACGCAGGCCTGATTTCAGCAGGCTATGACCACAGCGCAGTTCTATCGGATGATCACCGGGCGTGGACCTGGGGTGATAATAATCTTGGCCAACTGGGAAACCCGAAGCCCGAGGCGAGCAGCTTGCCTGTGCCCGTTGTCGGAGCAACTGGACCATTGATGAATGTCGCGGCCGTCCGTTGTGGCGGGTACCACACCCTCTTCCTCACCGTGGAAAATGAGTTGCTAGCTTCTGGTAATAACTCTTTCGGGCAGCTAGGCGATTGGAAATTCAAAGACAGCACCTTTCCGTCTCTGGTGGTCAAGCAGATCCTCCAGTCAAAGGGACAGAGATAA
- a CDS encoding PD40 domain-containing protein, translated as MNRPYFMDYSYFRIIFMLFLCILNAKSLLIASPPPNGRKNFTVYSESLPLLPEEGVFAYSRISSDGNRLSYASERMVNGEVKRTINIIDLKTRKILYSEPGMDSYWAPDGKRVIFLSTRDGDDMDVCIWHAETGKVARNVAPVELGAYFSWSVVNGKDLILTQENQYYNLENDKALRPYRTVSACPEIGAGSQPMISRDGRLIATFVRGTLVVRSLKGCNYLLETQLPGGKADFSYDGRYIAFHAPKDGGKSKGYEIIVVDLHMRTMIKVTDLEGSSYYPAWTKDGRLSFRHDSDKFRGFMMASGFLKNSAEPLPASHTPLRSDAPLSRLYPKGDLPAHRVVLVNFWAGWCVHCRNELPMLERLRGQLRSAGVDAEIVGVCEPSSFRSDRDAIVRRQKLTFPQLDVNAMDLVAFGVQVFPTSLMFVDGKLVERRYGAQSYDKFAEWFKQYGIMIPKPKS; from the coding sequence ATGAACAGACCATATTTCATGGATTACTCCTATTTTCGCATCATTTTTATGTTGTTTTTATGCATCTTGAATGCGAAATCTCTCCTGATCGCTTCTCCGCCGCCGAATGGGAGGAAGAATTTCACGGTTTACAGTGAGAGCCTTCCATTGCTTCCCGAAGAGGGCGTCTTTGCCTATTCGAGGATTTCATCTGATGGCAATCGGCTCTCCTACGCCTCTGAGCGCATGGTCAATGGAGAGGTAAAGCGGACTATCAACATCATTGATTTGAAAACACGTAAAATCCTTTATTCGGAACCCGGTATGGATTCGTACTGGGCTCCAGATGGGAAACGCGTCATCTTCCTGAGCACCCGGGATGGCGATGATATGGATGTGTGCATCTGGCATGCCGAGACAGGTAAGGTGGCCCGAAATGTTGCCCCTGTTGAATTAGGTGCATATTTCAGTTGGAGTGTAGTTAATGGCAAGGATTTGATCCTTACCCAAGAAAATCAGTACTATAACTTGGAAAACGACAAGGCTTTGCGACCCTACCGCACCGTTTCCGCTTGCCCGGAAATCGGGGCGGGCTCCCAGCCAATGATTTCGAGGGATGGACGGCTCATCGCGACATTTGTGCGTGGAACCCTAGTGGTTCGCAGTCTTAAAGGCTGTAATTACCTTCTTGAAACCCAGCTCCCCGGCGGCAAGGCGGATTTTTCGTACGACGGACGATACATTGCCTTCCATGCTCCAAAAGATGGTGGAAAGAGCAAGGGGTACGAAATTATCGTGGTGGACCTCCATATGCGGACCATGATCAAGGTCACGGACCTCGAAGGATCCAGCTACTACCCGGCTTGGACGAAAGATGGACGGCTGTCATTTCGTCATGATTCAGATAAATTTCGTGGCTTCATGATGGCGTCGGGCTTCCTCAAGAACTCCGCTGAGCCGTTACCCGCATCCCATACACCGCTTCGCTCAGACGCCCCACTGAGTCGGCTATACCCAAAAGGAGATCTCCCGGCACATCGCGTGGTCCTGGTGAATTTCTGGGCTGGCTGGTGCGTTCATTGCCGCAACGAACTCCCGATGCTCGAACGATTGCGTGGGCAGCTCCGTTCTGCGGGAGTGGACGCGGAAATCGTCGGGGTCTGTGAACCCAGTTCATTTCGTTCGGATCGAGATGCGATTGTAAGGAGACAGAAACTGACCTTCCCCCAGCTGGATGTGAATGCCATGGACCTTGTGGCTTTTGGCGTCCAGGTGTTTCCCACGAGCCTGATGTTCGTGGATGGAAAACTAGTAGAACGTCGTTACGGGGCTCAATCCTACGACAAGTTTGCGGAATGGTTCAAGCAGTACGGCATCATGATTCCAAAGCCAAAATCATGA